A stretch of the Campylobacter concisus genome encodes the following:
- a CDS encoding 4-hydroxy-3-methylbut-2-enyl diphosphate reductase, whose amino-acid sequence MKIELASSYGFCFGVKRAIKIAENAGDAATIGPLIHNNEEINRLEKNYNVKTLEGIDELKDEKKAIIRTHGITKNDLAELKKTDIKVIDATCPFVTKPQQICEKMSEEGYDVVIYGDVHHPEVKGVKSYAKGNVYVVLDESELEGIKFKQKVALVSQTTRKVEKFMQIASYLMLHVKEVRVFNTICNATFENQEAAKNLAKRADVMIIIGGKNSSNTKQLYLISKNFCEDSYLIESEEELERSWFDGKNLCGISAGASTPDWIIQKVVDRIKKV is encoded by the coding sequence TTGAAGATTGAGCTTGCTAGTAGTTATGGATTTTGCTTTGGTGTAAAAAGGGCGATAAAGATTGCTGAAAATGCAGGAGATGCTGCGACCATTGGGCCACTCATACATAATAACGAAGAGATAAACAGGCTTGAGAAAAACTACAATGTAAAAACACTTGAGGGTATAGACGAGCTAAAGGATGAGAAAAAGGCGATCATCCGTACTCATGGCATCACTAAAAATGACCTTGCAGAGCTAAAAAAGACAGATATAAAAGTAATCGACGCAACTTGTCCGTTTGTGACAAAGCCACAGCAAATTTGTGAAAAAATGAGCGAAGAGGGTTATGATGTGGTGATCTATGGTGACGTACACCACCCTGAGGTAAAGGGCGTGAAGTCATACGCCAAGGGTAACGTCTATGTCGTGCTTGATGAGAGCGAGTTAGAGGGCATTAAATTTAAACAAAAGGTCGCACTTGTTAGCCAAACGACTAGAAAAGTCGAGAAATTTATGCAAATCGCAAGCTACCTTATGCTTCACGTAAAAGAGGTACGTGTTTTTAACACTATCTGCAATGCAACATTTGAAAACCAAGAGGCTGCTAAAAATTTGGCAAAAAGGGCTGACGTGATGATAATAATCGGGGGAAAAAACAGCTCAAATACAAAACAACTCTATCTAATATCTAAAAATTTCTGCGAAGATAGTTACCTGATAGAAAGCGAAGAAGAGCTTGAAAGGTCATGGTTTGATGGCAAAAATTTGTGTGGCATAAGTGCGGGTGCAAGTACGCCTGACTGGATCATACAAAAAGTCGTTGACAGAATCAAAAAAGTATAA
- a CDS encoding 30S ribosomal protein S1 has product MAVNKSVQLGKAKDEDIEDIDFAAMLEESFKKTEEDSDAKIVSINGDEVLIDVGKKSEGILNVSEITDANGNLTHKVGDTIKVVITGSRNGRPIVSHKKALRKEKVKAFIEAYDPESSDEIEVKVVGKNKGGFIAQDANGVEFFLPRTHSGFKNAEGVVGKSYKVRVIKVDKEENSIVVSRKKILDDDRKKRKEALSSIVENDNVIEGTVKKITTYGMFVDVGGVDGLVHYSEISYKGPVNPSSLYKEGDKVLVKVISYDNEKRHLSLSIKAATPDPWEEIINDGLEVGDTIKVTVSNIEPYGAFVDLGNDIEGFLHISEISWDKNIKNPKDHINEGQEIDVEVIEIDAKGHRLRVSLKNLLPKPFDEFKAKHKESDVVKGVVTTITNFGAFVRVGCVEGLLHNEDASWDRNDKCKDMFKAGDELEVKIIKIDSAEQKVSLSLKDLKQSPVQAFADKFNVGDIVKGTIRDIKDFGVFVELGDNVDALIRKEDLGSVDVSILKIGDEIEAAIAFIDEKKNRIRLSIRRLAKQKEREVLNEINDNDDKVTLGDIIKEQLL; this is encoded by the coding sequence ATGGCTGTGAACAAAAGTGTTCAATTAGGAAAAGCAAAAGACGAAGATATTGAAGATATCGATTTTGCTGCGATGTTAGAGGAGTCTTTTAAAAAGACTGAAGAAGATAGTGACGCAAAGATCGTCAGTATCAATGGCGATGAAGTTTTAATTGATGTTGGCAAGAAGTCAGAAGGCATTTTAAATGTTTCTGAAATCACTGACGCAAACGGAAACCTGACGCATAAAGTTGGCGATACGATCAAAGTTGTTATAACTGGATCAAGAAATGGAAGACCTATAGTATCGCATAAAAAAGCGCTTAGAAAAGAGAAAGTTAAAGCTTTCATCGAAGCTTACGATCCTGAAAGTTCTGATGAAATCGAAGTAAAAGTAGTCGGAAAAAATAAAGGTGGTTTTATCGCTCAAGACGCAAATGGCGTAGAATTTTTCTTGCCAAGAACGCACAGCGGATTTAAAAATGCTGAGGGCGTAGTTGGAAAATCATACAAAGTAAGAGTTATAAAAGTAGATAAAGAAGAGAATAGCATCGTTGTTTCAAGAAAGAAAATTTTAGATGACGACCGTAAAAAACGCAAAGAAGCCCTATCAAGCATAGTAGAAAACGATAATGTTATAGAGGGTACAGTTAAGAAAATCACAACTTATGGTATGTTTGTTGATGTTGGCGGAGTAGATGGACTTGTGCATTACAGCGAGATAAGCTATAAGGGCCCAGTAAATCCTAGCTCACTATATAAAGAAGGCGATAAAGTTTTGGTTAAAGTTATCAGCTATGACAACGAAAAACGCCACTTGTCTTTATCTATCAAGGCAGCTACTCCAGATCCTTGGGAAGAGATCATAAATGATGGACTAGAGGTTGGTGACACTATCAAAGTTACAGTTAGTAATATCGAGCCTTATGGCGCATTTGTTGATCTTGGAAATGATATTGAAGGATTTTTACATATATCTGAAATTTCATGGGACAAAAATATCAAAAATCCAAAAGATCACATCAATGAAGGCCAAGAGATTGATGTTGAGGTTATTGAGATAGATGCTAAAGGACACCGCCTAAGAGTAAGCCTTAAAAATTTACTTCCAAAGCCATTTGATGAGTTTAAGGCAAAACACAAAGAGAGTGACGTAGTAAAAGGTGTTGTGACAACTATCACAAATTTTGGTGCATTTGTTAGAGTGGGTTGCGTTGAGGGCTTGTTGCATAACGAAGACGCATCTTGGGATAGAAACGATAAATGCAAAGACATGTTTAAAGCTGGTGACGAGCTTGAAGTAAAAATCATCAAAATCGATAGCGCTGAACAAAAAGTTTCACTCAGCCTAAAAGATCTAAAACAAAGTCCAGTTCAAGCATTTGCTGATAAATTTAATGTGGGCGATATCGTAAAAGGAACAATTCGCGATATTAAAGACTTTGGCGTGTTTGTAGAGCTTGGTGATAACGTTGATGCGCTGATCCGTAAAGAAGATCTAGGTAGTGTAGACGTTAGTATACTTAAGATCGGTGATGAGATCGAAGCAGCTATCGCATTTATCGATGAGAAGAAAAATAGAATTCGCCTTAGCATACGCCGTTTAGCAAAACAAAAAGAGCGTGAAGTGTTAAATGAGATCAATGATAACGATGATAAAGTAACACTTGGCGATATTATAAAAGAACAATTACTTTAG
- the serA gene encoding phosphoglycerate dehydrogenase, with protein sequence MMKTIIVCDAIHPVGFELLKKEQDINVIDAVNTPKDELLKILGEADVAITRSSTEVNEAFLNAGKKLKAIVRAGVGVDNVDIEGCSRRGIIAMNVPTANTIAAVELTMAHMLASARSLEYAHNDLKLDRIWKREKWYGVELFKKKLGVIGFGNIGSRVAVRAKAFGMEIIAYDPYIDPSKVIDMGGTYTKNFDDILACDFITIHTPKTKETTNMIGAKEIAKMKDGVRLINCARGGLYNEEALYEGLKSGKIAFAGIDVFTREPATDHPLLDLNNVSVTPHLGANTLESQRNIAVEAVEQAILAARGISYPNALNLPIKTEDLPPFVEPYIDLTSKMAFLAAQINKSVIKAIRIETHGQISEYANSMLTFAIVGALKESLGDAINYVNAKFLCDEKGIVTETSLGGDSIFKNKITVRLTTENGIVTVGGTVFGENQQRIVTINGFKTDFKPKGKMIIFKNHDVPGVIAQISKILADEKINIADFRLGRDDHNMALAVILVDEHIKAETLERLNALEACVWAQYAVI encoded by the coding sequence ATTATGAAAACTATCATTGTTTGCGATGCAATACATCCAGTAGGTTTTGAACTTTTAAAAAAAGAGCAAGATATAAACGTAATAGACGCAGTTAATACTCCCAAAGATGAACTTTTAAAAATTTTAGGCGAGGCGGATGTTGCTATAACAAGAAGCTCAACTGAAGTAAACGAGGCCTTTTTAAACGCTGGTAAAAAACTAAAAGCTATCGTTAGAGCTGGTGTTGGTGTAGATAATGTCGATATAGAAGGATGCTCAAGGCGTGGCATAATAGCTATGAACGTTCCAACTGCAAACACTATTGCCGCGGTCGAGCTGACAATGGCGCATATGCTAGCTTCAGCTAGATCTCTTGAATACGCTCATAATGATCTAAAGCTAGATAGAATCTGGAAGCGTGAGAAGTGGTATGGGGTTGAGCTTTTTAAGAAAAAGCTTGGTGTGATCGGCTTTGGAAATATTGGCTCGAGAGTAGCTGTTCGTGCAAAAGCTTTTGGTATGGAGATCATCGCTTATGATCCATATATTGACCCATCTAAAGTTATCGATATGGGCGGTACTTATACTAAAAATTTTGATGATATTTTAGCATGTGATTTTATCACGATACATACGCCAAAAACTAAAGAGACGACCAATATGATAGGCGCTAAAGAGATCGCAAAAATGAAAGATGGCGTAAGACTTATAAACTGCGCTAGAGGCGGTCTTTATAACGAAGAAGCACTTTATGAAGGACTAAAAAGTGGCAAGATAGCATTTGCTGGTATTGATGTTTTTACAAGAGAGCCAGCAACTGATCATCCACTTCTTGATCTAAACAATGTAAGCGTCACCCCACACCTTGGAGCAAATACGCTTGAATCGCAGCGAAATATCGCAGTTGAGGCAGTCGAGCAAGCTATTTTAGCGGCTCGTGGCATAAGCTATCCAAATGCGTTAAATTTACCTATAAAAACAGAAGATCTACCACCATTTGTTGAGCCTTATATCGATCTTACAAGCAAGATGGCATTTCTTGCTGCACAGATAAATAAAAGCGTTATCAAGGCCATTCGTATCGAGACTCACGGCCAGATTAGCGAATATGCAAATTCAATGCTAACTTTTGCAATCGTGGGAGCTTTAAAAGAGAGTCTTGGTGATGCGATAAATTACGTGAATGCTAAATTTTTATGCGATGAAAAAGGTATAGTGACCGAAACTAGTCTTGGCGGAGATAGTATTTTTAAAAATAAAATCACCGTTCGCTTAACTACTGAAAATGGCATTGTAACCGTAGGTGGAACGGTGTTTGGTGAAAATCAGCAACGTATTGTAACGATAAATGGTTTTAAGACCGACTTTAAGCCAAAAGGTAAGATGATCATCTTTAAAAACCATGACGTGCCAGGCGTTATTGCTCAAATCAGTAAAATTTTAGCTGACGAGAAGATAAACATTGCAGACTTCCGCCTTGGTAGAGATGATCACAATATGGCACTTGCTGTCATTTTGGTTGATGAACATATAAAAGCAGAAACGTTAGAGAGACTAAACGCACTTGAAGCTTGTGTTTGGGCTCAATACGCAGTTATATAA
- the efp gene encoding elongation factor P codes for MASYSMGDLKKGLKIEIDGVPYKIVEYQHVKPGKGAAFVRAKIKSFIDGKVLEKTFHAGDKCEQPHLEEKEMQYLYDDGEYCQFMDTVTYEQVAISDEDVGDVKKWMIDGMMVEILFHNGNAIGVEVPQVVELKIVETPPNFKGDTQGGKKPATLESGAVVQIPFHVLEGEVIRVDTVRGEYIERANK; via the coding sequence ATGGCTTCATATTCAATGGGCGATCTAAAAAAAGGGCTAAAGATCGAGATCGATGGTGTTCCTTATAAAATCGTAGAATATCAACACGTTAAACCGGGCAAAGGTGCAGCTTTTGTTCGTGCAAAAATCAAATCTTTTATCGATGGAAAAGTGCTTGAAAAGACTTTTCATGCAGGTGATAAATGCGAGCAACCACATCTTGAAGAAAAAGAGATGCAGTATCTTTATGATGATGGTGAGTATTGTCAGTTTATGGATACGGTTACTTATGAGCAAGTTGCTATTAGCGATGAGGATGTGGGTGATGTTAAAAAATGGATGATCGATGGCATGATGGTTGAAATTTTATTTCACAATGGCAATGCAATCGGCGTTGAAGTACCACAAGTAGTTGAGCTAAAGATAGTTGAGACTCCACCAAATTTCAAGGGCGATACGCAAGGCGGTAAAAAGCCAGCTACTCTTGAGAGTGGTGCGGTAGTTCAGATACCATTTCACGTACTAGAAGGCGAGGTTATCCGTGTGGATACTGTTCGCGGCGAGTATATCGAGCGTGCAAATAAATAA
- a CDS encoding SelT/SelW/SelH family (seleno)protein: MQVKIIYCNSUNYRPVASRVEDEIKANFSDARVEKVIGDGGNFIVEVDGDVIFSKKDRIGNDEARFPHGEEITTLINKYLKEKSA, encoded by the coding sequence ATGCAAGTAAAAATTATTTACTGCAACTCTTGAAACTATCGTCCGGTAGCTTCTCGTGTAGAAGATGAAATAAAAGCGAACTTTAGTGATGCAAGAGTCGAAAAGGTTATAGGTGATGGTGGAAATTTCATCGTCGAGGTTGATGGAGATGTTATATTTTCTAAGAAAGATCGCATCGGAAATGATGAAGCGAGATTTCCTCACGGTGAAGAGATCACAACTCTTATAAACAAATATCTCAAAGAAAAGTCGGCTTAA
- a CDS encoding DJ-1 family glyoxalase III: MKKVAVILADGFEEIEALTSVDVLRRAGVIASIVGLNDVNIKGCHNICVKADVTLREMKELDYDAIVLPGGLPGASNLASDTRLKAILQNFDKSNKLICAICAAPMVLESASVLKDHFVCYPGFEENVRSDKRGYVSDKNVLKDQNIITGKGPAFSMEFALFIVKNLLGDEAYLKVKNDLLYK; encoded by the coding sequence ATGAAAAAAGTTGCTGTGATTTTAGCTGATGGATTTGAGGAGATAGAAGCACTAACTTCTGTTGATGTTTTACGTAGAGCTGGAGTGATAGCTTCTATTGTTGGGCTAAATGACGTAAATATCAAAGGGTGTCACAATATATGCGTAAAAGCCGACGTAACACTTCGCGAGATGAAAGAGCTAGACTATGATGCGATCGTCCTTCCTGGTGGACTTCCAGGAGCTAGCAATCTAGCAAGCGATACAAGGCTCAAAGCAATTTTGCAAAATTTTGATAAAAGCAATAAGCTTATTTGTGCCATTTGTGCTGCTCCTATGGTGCTTGAGAGTGCTAGTGTGCTAAAAGATCATTTTGTTTGTTATCCAGGATTTGAAGAAAATGTAAGAAGTGATAAAAGGGGCTACGTGAGCGATAAAAACGTGCTAAAAGATCAAAACATCATCACAGGAAAGGGTCCTGCATTTTCAATGGAATTTGCACTTTTTATAGTTAAAAATTTACTTGGCGATGAAGCGTATCTTAAAGTAAAGAATGATTTACTTTATAAATAG
- a CDS encoding RNA recognition motif domain-containing protein, with protein sequence MNIYVGNLSYRTTEAELKEAFAQFGEVRRAKIVKDRETDRSKGFGFVEMDDANEGQKAIDALNEKELGGRTLRVNEARPRD encoded by the coding sequence GTGAATATTTATGTAGGAAATTTGTCGTATAGAACGACAGAGGCAGAATTAAAGGAAGCCTTTGCGCAATTTGGTGAAGTAAGGCGAGCAAAAATAGTAAAAGATAGAGAAACTGATCGCTCAAAAGGCTTTGGCTTTGTTGAAATGGACGATGCAAATGAGGGACAAAAGGCTATAGACGCGCTAAATGAAAAAGAACTAGGCGGACGTACTTTAAGGGTAAATGAGGCTAGACCAAGGGATTAA
- a CDS encoding glutamate--tRNA ligase family protein, giving the protein MRLDQGINDYLPPNGGIASRIAPTPSGFLHAGNAYNFILTYLLTRSVSGVLHLRIDDYDLSRYRQEFVQNIFNVLDFLEIDYDKGPISVSDFECNFSFKVRAKRYKDVLEKLDEIYICECSRTTKNAYENGIYTKICKNKNLKFIKDKTAIRLSVDEGDPLGKLVAEQMGDFVIYKKDFTPAYNLASVIDDEDMGINLVVRGEDLKACTLAQRYLAKRLNFNFYDANFIHHKLLLKDGKKLSKSSKSPPINLKDSPQIYYKILANDLGLDIKSTDKISNLLYEFKLKNIAKFWHLT; this is encoded by the coding sequence ATGAGGCTAGACCAAGGGATTAATGACTATTTGCCACCAAACGGTGGCATAGCATCCCGCATAGCTCCTACACCTAGTGGATTTTTGCATGCTGGCAATGCTTACAACTTCATCCTAACTTATCTTTTGACACGTTCGGTAAGTGGCGTTTTGCACTTACGTATTGATGATTATGATCTTAGCAGGTATCGGCAAGAATTTGTTCAAAATATCTTTAATGTTTTAGATTTTTTGGAAATTGATTACGATAAAGGTCCAATTAGCGTAAGTGACTTTGAGTGTAATTTTAGCTTTAAAGTAAGAGCTAAAAGATACAAAGATGTACTTGAAAAACTAGATGAAATTTATATCTGCGAATGTTCTAGAACTACAAAGAATGCCTATGAAAATGGAATTTACACTAAAATTTGTAAAAATAAAAATCTAAAATTTATAAAAGACAAGACTGCCATTAGACTAAGCGTGGATGAGGGCGATCCTCTTGGTAAGCTTGTGGCAGAGCAAATGGGCGATTTTGTGATTTATAAAAAAGATTTTACGCCAGCTTACAACCTAGCAAGCGTGATAGATGACGAGGATATGGGTATAAATTTGGTTGTTAGAGGTGAGGATTTAAAGGCTTGCACGCTAGCTCAAAGATACCTTGCAAAAAGGCTAAATTTTAACTTTTATGATGCTAATTTTATTCATCATAAGCTACTTTTAAAAGATGGCAAAAAGCTCTCAAAAAGCTCAAAATCACCGCCAATTAATCTAAAAGATAGCCCGCAAATTTATTACAAAATTTTAGCAAATGATCTTGGGCTGGACATCAAATCAACAGATAAAATTTCAAATCTACTTTACGAGTTTAAGCTAAAAAATATTGCAAAATTTTGGCATTTGACTTGA
- the sppA gene encoding signal peptide peptidase SppA, with translation MQILRLIFRGILGIFKFINNYFKALIFLLILFFVFAPDSKMKEPNLVCIDITGTIVDTSEILDALEKARLDSNIKGVLLYIDSPGGALSPSVELAMAVKRLKESKKVLAYAAGNMASGSYYAGVNAGTIIANPGAFIGSIGVIMQGANIENLAKNLGVSEQVVKAGEFKEAGTFMRSWSKQERESLQGLVNDAYMLFVSDVAEARNLDIKKKDEWANARVFLAHNALKMGLIDSLGSYIDAQNELAKMSLVDEPIWQEKPQLEKIMEKFTKQGIKSLFSAFFETKLR, from the coding sequence TTGCAAATTTTAAGGCTTATTTTTAGAGGAATTTTGGGAATTTTTAAATTTATCAATAACTACTTTAAGGCACTCATATTTCTACTCATCTTATTTTTCGTATTTGCGCCAGATAGCAAGATGAAAGAGCCAAATTTAGTCTGCATAGACATCACCGGCACCATAGTAGATACTAGTGAAATTTTAGATGCACTCGAAAAAGCAAGGCTGGATAGCAACATCAAAGGCGTGCTGCTCTATATCGATAGCCCAGGCGGTGCGCTAAGTCCAAGCGTGGAGCTAGCCATGGCGGTCAAGCGACTAAAAGAGAGTAAAAAAGTGCTCGCATACGCAGCTGGAAACATGGCGAGTGGCAGCTACTACGCTGGCGTAAATGCTGGTACTATCATTGCAAACCCAGGTGCTTTCATAGGCTCGATCGGCGTCATCATGCAAGGGGCAAACATCGAAAATTTAGCCAAAAATTTAGGCGTGAGCGAGCAGGTGGTGAAGGCTGGCGAGTTTAAAGAGGCTGGCACCTTTATGAGGAGCTGGAGCAAGCAAGAGCGTGAGAGCTTGCAAGGGCTCGTAAATGATGCTTACATGCTATTTGTAAGCGACGTGGCAGAGGCTAGAAATTTAGATATCAAGAAAAAAGATGAATGGGCAAATGCAAGGGTCTTTTTAGCTCATAATGCCCTAAAAATGGGGCTAATTGATAGCCTTGGTAGCTACATAGATGCTCAAAATGAGCTAGCAAAAATGAGCCTCGTAGATGAGCCCATCTGGCAAGAAAAACCGCAGCTCGAAAAGATAATGGAGAAATTTACAAAGCAAGGTATAAAATCGCTTTTTAGTGCATTTTTTGAGACAAAGCTTAGATAA
- the mqnF gene encoding aminofutalosine deaminase family hydrolase, with amino-acid sequence MEILKAKKIITGGENPKILRNSCLVIENDKILEILSEKAAVEKFKEAKICDFGDSVIAPAFVNTHVHLEFSSNVSTLKYGDFIKWLGSIVDKGNELVKMDAKKAMNEAINSLLKSGVCTVGEISSFGSELEILAASPLKVVLFSEILGSSEQMVQQNLQNFLAKFEKVKGYKSKNFTPAISLHSPYSVHPKLAKAALEIAKKDSLLVSTHFLESNAEKQWLERGTGGFKKHLLRFNPNPKPMYDKEGYFAMFREINTLFTHCVYVSDFAKFRPHHSVTHCAVSNRLLGKKALNLKEIFKNDISLNIGTDGLSSNISLNFWHELRAALFTHASLDLNELATRLFVAATHGGAKALRTNNGEIKAGRAADLAVYSDLECDDSELILQLILHTNEAKKLYIGGKICKF; translated from the coding sequence GTGGAAATTTTAAAAGCAAAAAAAATAATCACTGGCGGAGAAAATCCAAAAATTTTAAGAAATTCTTGTCTTGTCATTGAAAATGATAAAATTTTAGAAATTTTAAGCGAAAAAGCAGCGGTTGAGAAATTTAAAGAGGCGAAAATTTGTGACTTTGGTGATAGTGTGATCGCCCCAGCCTTTGTAAATACACATGTTCATTTAGAGTTTAGCTCAAACGTCAGCACCCTAAAGTACGGCGACTTCATAAAATGGCTTGGCTCTATCGTCGATAAAGGAAACGAACTAGTCAAAATGGACGCCAAAAAGGCGATGAATGAAGCCATAAATTCGCTGCTAAAAAGCGGAGTTTGCACCGTTGGTGAGATTTCTAGTTTTGGCTCGGAGCTTGAAATTTTAGCCGCTAGCCCTCTAAAAGTCGTACTTTTTAGTGAAATTTTAGGCTCAAGCGAGCAAATGGTTCAGCAAAATTTGCAAAATTTCTTAGCTAAATTTGAGAAAGTAAAAGGATATAAAAGTAAAAATTTTACCCCAGCCATCTCACTGCACTCGCCCTATTCTGTGCATCCAAAGCTCGCCAAAGCTGCCCTTGAGATAGCCAAAAAAGATAGCTTGCTAGTTAGCACGCACTTTTTAGAGAGCAATGCCGAAAAGCAGTGGCTAGAGCGTGGTACTGGCGGCTTTAAAAAACATCTTTTAAGATTTAACCCAAATCCAAAGCCTATGTATGATAAAGAGGGCTATTTTGCGATGTTTCGTGAGATAAATACACTCTTTACGCACTGCGTTTATGTGAGCGATTTTGCTAAATTTAGGCCTCATCACAGCGTAACACACTGCGCCGTTTCAAACAGACTACTTGGCAAAAAGGCGCTAAATTTAAAAGAAATTTTTAAAAATGATATCAGCTTAAATATCGGCACAGACGGCCTTAGCTCAAATATCAGCCTAAATTTTTGGCATGAGCTAAGAGCTGCTTTATTTACCCACGCTAGCCTTGATCTAAACGAGCTTGCCACTAGGCTTTTTGTCGCTGCAACGCATGGGGGCGCAAAGGCACTTAGGACAAATAACGGTGAGATAAAGGCAGGACGCGCGGCTGATCTTGCCGTCTATAGCGACCTAGAGTGCGATGATAGCGAGCTAATACTTCAGCTCATACTTCATACAAATGAAGCTAAAAAACTATATATCGGAGGCAAAATTTGCAAATTTTAA
- the aroQ gene encoding type II 3-dehydroquinate dehydratase codes for MDKKLKIMVIQGPNINMLGAREPGIYGVMKMEDIHSQMKIVADQNDVEIEFFQSNLEGELVDKIQECLGDADGIIINPAAYTHTSIAIRDALSAVALPVIEVHISNVYRREEFRHKSLIAPVAAGQIVGFGPVGYHLAMIGMLQIFEQIKAVRANQKAQ; via the coding sequence ATGGATAAGAAGCTAAAAATAATGGTTATCCAAGGCCCAAATATCAACATGCTTGGCGCTAGAGAGCCAGGAATTTACGGCGTTATGAAGATGGAGGATATCCACTCTCAAATGAAGATCGTTGCTGATCAAAATGACGTTGAGATCGAGTTTTTTCAAAGCAACCTTGAGGGCGAGCTAGTCGATAAGATCCAAGAGTGCTTGGGCGATGCTGATGGCATTATCATAAACCCAGCCGCTTACACTCACACTTCTATTGCTATCCGTGACGCGCTAAGTGCGGTTGCGCTGCCAGTTATCGAGGTGCATATCAGCAACGTTTATAGAAGAGAAGAGTTCCGCCACAAAAGCCTCATCGCACCAGTTGCAGCAGGCCAGATCGTGGGCTTTGGACCAGTTGGCTATCATTTGGCAATGATAGGTATGCTTCAAATTTTTGAGCAAATTAAAGCAGTAAGAGCAAATCAAAAAGCACAATGA
- a CDS encoding M24 family metallopeptidase — protein MNFILKDENAVFYECGYSCDNEFLLCLDGVKYFFTDARYYFEAKSCVNAGVVVLLAQRNLISEVRAFLRKMKPSSLVFNPDELSLSEFNALSKGFKINFKPKANFSRLKRICKSEDEIKILKKASEFGAKCFDEFAKFVRENGEGMSEKELHFNASLIFRQKNELGLSFDPIVAINENAAKAHALPGDKILKKGDLLLLDAGVKFKRYCSDRTRTACFDENFNFSKEQKFKNAKMQEIYEIVKEAQAAAIKVARAGVRACEIDLAARNVIAKAGYEKAFFHSTGHGVGVDIHELPVISARSETLIKEGMVFSVEPGIYLENEFGVRIEDVVVAREGGCEIL, from the coding sequence ATGAATTTCATCTTAAAGGACGAAAACGCCGTATTTTACGAGTGCGGTTATAGCTGCGATAATGAGTTTTTGCTATGCCTTGATGGCGTAAAATACTTTTTCACGGATGCGAGGTATTATTTCGAGGCAAAAAGCTGCGTAAATGCTGGCGTAGTCGTTCTTTTAGCACAGAGAAATTTAATAAGCGAGGTTAGGGCGTTTTTAAGAAAGATGAAGCCAAGCAGCCTTGTTTTTAACCCTGATGAGCTAAGTCTAAGCGAATTTAACGCACTTAGCAAGGGATTTAAGATAAATTTCAAGCCAAAGGCAAATTTCTCCAGGTTAAAGAGAATTTGCAAAAGTGAAGATGAGATAAAAATTTTAAAAAAGGCTAGTGAATTTGGAGCTAAATGCTTTGATGAATTTGCTAAATTTGTGCGTGAAAATGGCGAAGGGATGAGCGAAAAAGAGCTTCATTTTAACGCCTCGCTCATCTTTAGGCAAAAAAATGAACTAGGTCTTAGCTTTGATCCGATCGTAGCGATAAATGAAAATGCCGCAAAGGCACATGCGCTACCTGGGGATAAAATTTTAAAAAAGGGCGATTTGCTGCTACTTGACGCTGGGGTTAAATTTAAGCGTTACTGCTCTGATCGCACTAGAACTGCTTGCTTTGATGAAAATTTTAACTTCTCAAAGGAGCAAAAATTTAAAAACGCCAAGATGCAAGAAATTTATGAGATCGTAAAAGAGGCTCAGGCTGCTGCGATAAAGGTCGCTAGAGCTGGTGTTAGGGCGTGCGAGATAGACCTTGCAGCAAGAAACGTGATAGCAAAAGCTGGATATGAAAAGGCCTTTTTTCACTCGACAGGACACGGCGTGGGTGTCGATATACACGAGCTTCCTGTCATCTCAGCAAGGAGCGAAACGCTCATAAAAGAGGGTATGGTCTTTAGCGTGGAGCCTGGAATTTATCTAGAAAATGAATTTGGTGTGCGCATCGAGGACGTGGTGGTCGCAAGAGAAGGTGGGTGCGAAATTTTATGA